CTATAATAAATTACTCTTCTAATGAATTTCTCAGTCTCACTCTCCTCTCTTCACATCCCCGTTTCAATCTAATAGTACATGAAAGCAAATGCACCAGCAATAAGGCTGCAAAGCTTAGTGGAATAATATTTCCTGCGGGGATTTATTCCAAACACAAGTGCACAATGACTCACATGATATCTTATGAACAGTGCCTTAGTAGAACGTGTGCTTTTTTGGAAGGCAATGTTGGAAGGCAATGTTGTTCATGGCTTTACGAAAATGGAAGCTTTCCAAAAATACTTCTTGACGTTTAATATTTTGTGAATAATAGCCCTACTCACCGTTACCTaatgtcattaatgtgccaaccagagatcaattggctgtcgaaacaaaggttcttttgttctgtggttggcaaatttaaaTATCAAGTGTTTACAAACAATGAATATTGCTATTTATATAGTGATCTTACATGGTAAGGTGATTTACTTCCAATAATGTCATTTGCGCTGTTATGTATAGATGACCAATTTTCTGGTACAAAAAGGGTAAAGCAGTACGTGTCTTAATTTCATTGCTAAATCAGTGTTTTTCACATTCTACACTACGTACTTCTGGTTTATTGAGACTACAGTTACACAAAAGCTCCACAACTTTAGCAAATTGCTTCTTCGGTGGTTGGGGGAATATTCCCGTGGCAAAATGTGTTTTTTGATCATCTCATCCTGCGTAGAAGTATAACCTTCCGTTGAGGGCAGTATTGGTCTAAATAGCTGAACCCTCGATCGTGAAGTCGGAACCATTTGCTCGGAACTGGAAGGGGAATTATCAGCAGCCTTCTTCTCTCTCTGATAACGCGTGGCTGGTGATTTTCCTGAAGGACTATCTGCTTCACTTTTGCGACGCTTGAAACGTAAAACCGATTGTTGATTAACGGTAGATTTCTCAAAACTTCTataaatttcttgaattttattATCTTGTCGTAACATAATCTACAAATTTTGGTAGGCAATTCATCGGTCACGTCACACTTATAACCCGTGAGTTTCTcgagaaaattcaaaagtgaGTCATTTCAGGCATTCTTTCCATATAGATATATATCGGATGCTTCGCCTCAACAATATTACAATTGCAACACCTGCACACAGGCACTACTTTTCGGGGCAGACTCTCCACCATTTTGTTTGGTTCTGAATGACTTCCGGTCATTTGTATTGTTTTCAtaaaaaccaatcagaattcgcTCTTCAACGGATCTTCCCAGAGTCTTTCGCAAACACAAGCGTTCGCAGAGAGAGACTCTGGAAACGAGATGAGAGTAGTCAAACAGACGCAATGCTGCGAGATGTTGCATGTAAAGTGTGATCCATTTCAAACTTGGCGCAACATCCACGCCAATCACATGTCACAACATGACGCAACAGGGTGGTCAAACAGACTCAACATGCTGCACATaacaatgttgcatgatgttgcgtcGAATTTGGGTCTGTTAAACCTGGACTTGACGTAAATGCTGCATGAAAATCGAaatacatttgaaaatactgtaCACCACTGTCCAGAATTATAAATGCTCTTCTTTTCTATGCTCAACAATAAATTGTCATGCTTAATTCGAGATTATAGAATGGTATGCTTCGCTTAAACGGTCGATGTGGCGGACTCAACAAagctatgtacatgtacagagcTTTGTAGAATCCATGTAAGACTTCGACTTCTGTTATTTGGGTTCGGGGACATACACCTAGGGAAATATCAAAATTGTGTCCAAGAAAAAGTTATTTGCAGATTGTAGGTTAGAAGCACTAAGATCAGGTAAGCGACGTTTGCACAGATCAAGCGAGTAGCCTGAATAGTTTGATCGAGCACAGCAATTTTAACTTCCAAATTTATTGAATCCTTtcacaatttttaattttacttCTTGACGATTTAGCATTTATAAtaaaagatcatgcaagcaaCGAACACCTTAAAAACTGTGCCCAATGATCAGAGTAGCTATTGACTCTACACTGCTGATATATATAGTCAAGTACACAGTTCACAAATTACATAAAATAAAACCTTACAGATACTTTATGTAACCGTTATTATTATACAGTGATCTACTGTAAGCTCAGCATCATCTAATAACAATAGTGATAGATGAATCAATATATTGTCATTATTGAAAAGAGAATATAGCTTTAAAAACGGAATTTCGAATTCCTTCTAAACTGAGGAATAATCATTATGGATTTAGGTCTGCCTTTTCGCGTGAAAAGGAATCAAATACACCAATCACGAACCTTCTTTCATTCATTGCCGATTTGTTCCAATTCCCGCGGTGCATTCttgctttcattttatttcaactttAAAACTCCAAGaaggcaaaaacaaacttgatgatattgaatttacaaagtaaaaaaaacataaagCGAAGCGAGCACGATTATCTTCATCGATCTTTGCTAGGTGAATGCACCATTTTTACCACGAATGAGCGTAATTTTTAACGGGGATTAAAATAAGATGGTCCAGTTGAAGAGGCAAATTCGAAAGTAAAGCCTGAaggtgcttttttttttggaacttgAAATCGAATGTTTCCCCCAAACCCAGGGGCTTTTGTCCCTTTTAAATGCTCGTAACTCCTTATTTGTGTAAAATCATTTACAATGGAAATCACTTCCCCGTCAAAGCGATGGTCTCCCCCATAGACGTGCTCCTGGGATGCATCTGGGGTGCTTTCGTCTCGCATGCCTCCAAAACCCGAGCGGATTGTGACCTTAGGCTTCCGAGATGTGCGTGACGAGTTCACCATTTGCTTAATCATTTGCTTACAAACTGAACAATCACCGATCCTCCTAGTGAGTCCGGTATTCACTTTATGTGTCCCACCAGGGAAATGAACCGGACAGCAAGTTAAACCGGGGAGATTACATTCTAACCCCAAATGTAAGCAATATTCTATCAACCCAATAAACTGTGGATAAATTTGAGAAACGAATGTTTCCAGACGCACGATTCTCTCCCCAAGGAGACTTTCACAAGCGTCTCGGTCGAGATTCTGAAAATCGCTACTTCCCCTAATAGTAACAAGGTCCATGTTTTTAATGATCTCTTTGCATTGTGATCGGACGAGATCTAGCCTCTCATCTTCTCGAGCCCTCGCAGTTTGAGTTGTCAGGAGGAAAATCTCCAACGCATTAGACTGTGATTTTGGCACATCCCTGAGGGCCTTTCCGCATAAATCGTGAACTCCGTCGGCCTGGTATTCGTCTGCTAATCTTAAAATGTGACTCATCTTGTTCACTAAggggaaaaaagaagaagacaatTTAAAGTGCTTGCAGCCGCTAGTTGGGACTGCACATGTAAAGTACCCACCTCCCTCTCTCATATTCTCTTGCTCACCTTCCTCGATTGCGCCTGTCACGCAGGATAGTCTAATGACTTGAGATATTGTAGCTTTCAAATTGAAATGCAAAGCGCAAAACTTCGGTTAATGACAGTCAGTGTAATCTGCACACCAGGGCTAAAATGCAACCTCAGTGCAATCTCATCCCCTGAGCCCCCTTTTCTCTCCGTCAACACCAAGAAAGGGCCAATTTATGTGCAGTTGCAGTGAAAATCCGTTTTTGTAACTATTTGCAACCGCCGCTAATCCCAATTTATGAGTCTGCGCAGATGAGTCAGAAGTCCGCGATTTGCGGACTTTCCGCCTTGGAAACTGGCCAGAGACTgggttcttggtgctgaccaaaagaaaagcgggctcTGAAGACAAGATAATGCACGTCATGTGTTATATAACGCAACGCAGTCACAAGGGAAGTCTCGTGGCTCCTGAGAGACGCTAACATTGAAAGCATGTTGGAAAACTACAATATCGTGGTAATTGAAATTGGCCACTacaaaaaataccataacactttttgtttttcctccaaattttgcataagccttgtttttattttctgttggGACCACTGTAgctcccaagagaaactggaaacaatgcttatgcaaaatttggagggacaaacataGAGTATGATGGTATTGTTGATAGTGGCCAATACAATTCGCCaaatattttatcttttgttgCGCTGTTTGCATAATACTCAGTGCCTTCTTGATGAACATAttcaatcccataatacacctcttttacccccaaaataatttgcataggcattgtttttgatCTCTCGTGGCACATCTTCATGTcacaggagaaattgcaaacaatgattacgCAAATTTTTGGGgataaaagaggtgtattgtagagtgttttcgctcatgtgaccagccgccatatttgcatactaaaacaaaaggaagaattttcataaaaatggagttcaattcccaaaagaatatttcattcctccaacatggccgctgtttctttgtttcactctccaacatggccgccctgATATCATGTGAAACACtctatgggatttgagaaagcaGAGAATTGCCTCGTTCACACCAACCCTTCACCGATGGTCTTAACATGTTTTGAACATGTTTAGTTAAGCgcggtttcaaagtgttttttttaacgaaTCATGAATGCTGATTTTTGTCGACTACAAATTTAACACAGGTCAAAGcgtatattaaaattcacctgAATCTCATGTATAggccagtcctacatttttctgagactaattttcattttgttaaacccagttcaattaaacatgttttgttGGTGTGACTGGGGTTCATTAATTTATTTGGCGTAAGTTGTATAGGCATACTATTCGTATCGAGCCAGAAAGCATGCATGACTATATTTCCCAAATTAGTTTTAAGATACACGCCCTTTCTTTATATATACCACAGCGTCTGGTGCAAGGGGAAATTTTTTTTACGTGGCCCGTTGCTCATTAATCTATGATCAACTCTACTAAGAAACAATTAAGAGATATTTTGTCTCGTAAAGCATCTTCTGATGTCCCCTGGCGTGTGCTTAGATCTAGTAAAATCGCATGTATCCCAAGCTCACGGAGTCGTTGTTTTTCcagggtttgtatgggaaattTAGCGATGGTTATTTACggcattaaaataaaaataaaagcacaTCAAAATTTCTTGCCTTTCCTAATTCTCTTATTTATGGTATGGTCTTAGCATTTCTGAAGGTTTCAGCGCGATTCTAGCGAGTTTTAGTTCTCTCTCATATGAGAGCATCGGTAGAACTAAAACTCGCTAGAATAGCGATGAAACGTCTAGAAATGCTAAGAACATACCATAAATAAGACAAGAAGGCAAGATAAGAAATTCTGATAAATTTTTATATCTATTTTTAATTCCCTAAATAGCGATCGCTAAATTTCCCGTACAAACcctaccgtatttactcgaataagcgctgCGGCGCtcatttaatttttcgcgccataAGTgtggcgcttattcgagggcggcgcttatttaaacactgtaccagacaaatttactttttctatatttttattcaacggtagactttctatctgttaattttcctatggactgatactaaactgatagtaaatctagatttacgagagaaattcacgcggtgaaaaaaaaaaacccgagagtttcatgataacgagCGCGAAAATATCAGCGGTGAGAGCGAACTCCTTTGCCCTTTTTGGaacaatttatagtgtttttcctggttatacgaaattcctcgaataagcgccgcatcggcggtgcggcgcttattcgaggacggcgcttattaacttttttgtcccagatgcggcgcttattcgagggcggcgcttattcgagtaaatacggtattcaaatagaccattttcgaattctcacggctggactggatctagcatgaaatggaggctaatgcg
Above is a window of Montipora capricornis isolate CH-2021 chromosome 6, ASM3666992v2, whole genome shotgun sequence DNA encoding:
- the LOC138052915 gene encoding uncharacterized protein; this encodes MSSGTDTEQSSTESLSECEEESGSKNGDSSGLSEGPPQEKKEAIAKHPFSEPWDDSDLILVVEEKTFHVHRQIMSVHSPVFKAMLKSMSWKEAGDTEISLPRKKADEFLDFLELLYLKVKEGIDVNKMSHILRLADEYQADGVHDLCGKALRDVPKSQSNALEIFLLTTQTARAREDERLDLVRSQCKEIIKNMDLVTIRGSSDFQNLDRDACESLLGERIVRLETFVSQIYPQFIGLIEYCLHLGLECNLPGLTCCPVHFPGGTHKVNTGLTRRIGDCSVCKQMIKQMVNSSRTSRKPKVTIRSGFGGMRDESTPDASQEHVYGGDHRFDGEVISIVNDFTQIRSYEHLKGTKAPGFGGNIRFQVPKKKAPSGFTFEFASSTGPSYFNPR